DNA sequence from the Caulobacter segnis genome:
GGATCGCGCTGGTCAGGTACGGATCCCGGGTCGCGTCGGCGAAGGTGTAGAGACCGATATAGAACGCCGCCTGGATCCAGTCGCGCGGCGCCTCGGTGTCCTTGCGAAACGCCGTGACCGGCACGTAGTCGAAGTTGTCCATATGGGCCAGCTGCCAGGCCGCGACCTTGCGGCCAGCGGCGTCGACGGCCGAACTCGGAACGCCGACAACGGCGGGCTTTTGCGCCGCCAGGGCCGGCGCGGCGGTTCCGGCCAGGATGGCGACGGCCGCCGCGGCCTTCAGCAGGGTCTTGAAGGTCATCTGAGCGTTTTCTCCCCGTTCTTTTTCTTATGCGCCCGGGCCGAGGTCGGAGACGGCCAGGACGTCCATGTCGTCGAACTCGAGGTTCTCCCCGCCCATGGACCAGATGAAGCTGTAGCTGGCGGTGCCGACGCCGCTGTGGATCGACCAGCTGGGCGAGAACACCGCCTCGCCCTCGTCCATGAACACCGCACGCGGCTCGGACGGCTCGCCCATCAAGTGCATGACCCGGCCGGGGCCGGCGTCGAAATACATGTAGATTTCGCTTCGCCGGCGATGGGTGTGCGGCGGCATGGTGTTCCAGACGTTGCCGGACTCCAGCTCGGTGAAGCCCATCACCAGCTGGCAGGTCTCGACGATGCCGGGACGGATGCTCTGGCGGATCACCCGGCGGTTGGCCGTCGAAGCATCGCCCGCCTGGATCGTGCGCGCCTCGTCGCGCCGCACCCGCTTGCTGGGATGGGCGACGTGGGCCGGATAGCTGACGAAATAGTACTTGGCCGGGTCGGCCGCGTCGTCGCTTTCGAAGGTGACCGCCTCGACGCCCCTGCCGATATAGAGGCTGTCGCGGCGCGCCATCTCGAAGCGCTCGCCGTCCAGGGTGATCCCCCCCGGACCGCCGATGTTGATCACCCCGACCTCACGCCGCTCGCAGAAGAAGCGCGAGGCCAGCTCCCGATGGGTCGGCAGGGTCAGGAGCGTGTCGGTGGGCGTGGCCGAACCGACCACCGCCCGCTCGATCTCCAGGTAGCTCAGGCCCAGCTCGCCAGGACGGAACAGACTGTCGATGACGAAGGTGTCGCGCAGTTCGCGCACCGTCATGCGGCTCATGCCGGCTCGGTCGGTGCTCTCGCGGTAATCCATCTGGACGCTCATCGGCCGTCGCCGCGAGGCGATCGATCGCCGCCCGCCGAGCCCATCGGCGGTCGCTTACCAGTGCGCATCCAGTCCCCGTTCGTGTGTGGTTGCTAAACTGACATTACCAATCCGAACCCAACGCCGTAAAGCCCGAACGCATACTGACCACCTGTCCAACGTTGTCACCAACGGTCGCAAGAACCATTCCCTTCGCGATAGGCCAATAAATTCAATCACCCAGGCCATAACAGTCAAGATAACGGCGCTACTTGACAACTGGCCAGACCAAGAGTCATCAGTTGGATATACCAATTCAACGCCAGCAACGAACTGGCGGACATAGCGCGGGAAACAAAAGGGATGACCAACCTTCGATTCTGGCTGCTCGCCTCCTCGGCGGCCGCCGTGCTCGCGGCCGCGCCCGGCGCGGCCCTGGCCCAGACCTCGACCACCGACTCAGCCCAGCTGGAGGAGATCATCGTCACCTCCACCAAGCGCGCCGAGCGCCTCCAGGACGTGCCGGTGTCGGTGACCGCCGTCACCGCCGACGTGCTGGAGCGCAACAACGTCCGCGAACTGGGCGACCTGGTGAAGCTGTCGCCGGGCTTGGTGATCAACTACGGCAGCCAGCCCGGCAACTTCAGCATCAACATGCGCGGCATCGGCACCTTCTCGAACGGCATCGCCGTCGAGTCCGACGTGGCGGTGGTTATCGACGACGTGCCGGTCGGCTTCCAGGCGGCCGCGTTCAAGGACCTGATCGACGTCGAGCGCGTCGAAGTCCTGCGCGGCCCGCAGAGCACGCTGTTCGGCAAGAGCGCCATCGCCGGCGTGCTCAACATCGCCACCGCGGCCCCGACCAAGGAATTCTCCGGCAAGGGCATGATCCTGGTCACCGACGACAGCGAGAAGCGCGCCGGTTTCACCGTGTCGGGCCCGATCAAGGACGACCTGCTGATGCGCCTGACCGTCGCCAGGAGCGACTATGACGGCAACCTCAAGAACCTGACCACCGGCAAGAACGTCAACGGCAGCGCCGGCTTCACCGCTACCGCCAAGCTGGTCTGGACGCCGACCGAGAACCTGACCCTCAGCCTGGCCCCGCGCTACAACCACAATGTTTCGAGCTGCTGCGCCAGCGCGATCACCGAGCTGACGCCGGGCCTGTTCTATCAGGGTGCGCCGGCCTTCCCGGCTACCCTGACCCTGCGCGGCATCACCTTCGACAAGAACAACCACTTCGTCCGGGCCGACGACCGGATCGGCGGCGGCAATTCGGACGTCTTCGGCACAACCGCGCGCATCGACTACGACTTCGGCGACGGCTCGATCCTGAAGGGCCACACCCTGTCGTCGATCACCGCGCACGATCGCTGGAAGATGATCGACTTCCAGGACATCGACGGCACCGACCAACCGTTCCTGCTGGGCTTCCCGGTCGCCAGTCCGTCGGGCGTCAACAGCGGCGCCCATATCGACGGCTACTTCCACGCCGACAGCTGGACCCAGGAGTTCCGCCTGACCTCGCCTGGCGACACGCGCTTCCGCTACGTGGCCGGCCTCTGGTACGCCAAGAACGACCTGGACCGCTATCTGAACCGCGGCCCGGTGCTGCAACTGGCCCGCTACCTGGCCGAAAGCACCAACGAGAACTACTCGGCCTACGCCAACGCCACCTGGGACATCACCGATAGGCTCAGCCTGACCGGCGGCGGCCGCCTGAACCGCCAGAAGATCAGCTACAAGTTCGACAAGACGATCTTCGCCAGCACGGTCCCCGGCGCTGCCACCACGCACCAGCTGTTCGGCAAGTCGGACGAGGACGACGCCTTCACCGGCAAGATCGGCGCGCAGTACAAGGTCACGCCGGACATCATGACGTTCGCGACCTTCTCGACCGGCTACAAGGGCCAGGCCTACGACCTCGTCAGCACCTTTGACGCCCGGATCGCAGCGCAGATGCCGGTGCCGCCCGAGACGGCCAAGAACTACGAGGTGGGCTTCAAGAGCAGCCTGCTGAACCGCCGGGTCTACTTCAACGCCACCGTGTTCCGGGCCGACTACAAGGGCTTCCAGACCTCGGTCACCTCGTTCCTGCCGGACGGCACGTTCCTGACCTTCCTGAACAGCGTCGGCCAGTTGCGCACCCAGGGCGTCGAGCTGGACGCCGTGGCGCGGATCACGTCGAACCTGCGCCTGAACGGCGCCTTCGCCTATACCGACGCCACGGTCGTCGATTTCCCCAACGGTCCCTGCAACAACAGCCAGCCGGCCACCGCCGACCTGCCGCTGCAGCCGGCGGGCTATGTCGGCAAGCCGGGCGAGTGCTACCGCACCCCGACCACCAACGGCCGCGTGCAGAACCTGGCTGGCAAGCGCCTGAACAACACCCCGAAGTTCAAGTTCAACATTGGCGGCCAGTACGACATCGAGCTGCCCGGTATGCCCTTCAAGGGCTTCGTCGGCGCGACCTATCGCTGGCAAGATGACGTCAACTTCTCGCTCAGCCAGGATCCGCGCACGATCCAGAAGTCGTACGGCATCGTGGACCTGAAGGTCGGCGTCACCGACCGCGAGGGCCGCTACACGGTCTCGGCCTTCGCCAACAACCTGTTCGACAAGCGCTACGCCCAGGGCCTGGGCAACGGGACGTCGGGCTACAGCAACCCGGCCATCCCGACGGCCCAGGGCCGCACCTGGTTCCCGGGCCGCGACGCCTTCCGCTACTTCGGGGCGCGTCTCGACGTGAACTTCTAGAGGCTCCTCCCCTTACAGAGCTCCCCCTGCGCGGCCGGGTCCTTCGGGATCCGGCCCTCTTTTTGAGCGGAGCGGAAGGCTACTTCGCGGCGCTGGCCGCGCGGAGGGCGATCTCCTCGCGCTTGGCCGCCAGACTCTCGCGCGTGCGCTCGATGGCTTCCAGTTCGGCGGTCAGCAGCAGGTTCTCGATCAGGCCGCCCAGGTGGGCCTGCATGGCCGCGCGGGCGGCCTTGGGATCACGGGTGCGTAGGGCCTCGACGATCTCCTGGTGCTCGTCCTTCAGCGGACGCTTCCGCACATGCCGGGCCTTTTCCAGCATCTGCATGCATAGGCGCGAGCGGTAGCGCAGGTCCCAGGTGTTCTCGACGATCCGCGCCACGGCGACATTGCGCGTGGCCTGGGCGATGGAAATGTGGAACTGGCGGTCGGCCAGTTCGGACTGCTCCTTGGTCGATTCCTCGCTGTTCATCTCGGTGACCAGGGTCTCGAGATAGGCCAGTTCCTCGTCGGTGATCAGGGTGGCGGCCAGGGCGGCGGCCTCGCCCTCGAACAGACGGCGGGCCTCGGCCTGCTCGAACGCCCCGATGTCGAGGTCCTTCACCGGCGGCGGCGGCTGGTCCAGGCGCACATAGACGCCCGAGCCCTGGCGGGCTTCCAGCAGGCCCCGCATCTCCAGGGCGATCACGGCCCGGCGCACGGTGGGACGGCTGACGCCGAAGTCGTCGGCCAGGTCGCGTTCGGATGGCAGGCGATGACCGGGCTGGAAGACGCCGCTGGCGATCGACGCGCTGATCGAGGCCGCCACCTGCTGGTAGAGCCGCGTGGAGTCCGTGGACGGGGTGCCCGAAGGGGTCGACATCGTGAGCGCCGTAGACGCGCGCCAAAGCCGGCGCGTCGCACAGGACTAACGCCGGTTCGTTCGCCTCACAAGCGTTCGCGCGCAAGTGGCCTTACCAAGACCGGCGAGCGGCCGGAGGGTAAGGACTCCGGCCGCCTTCGTCGTCCGCCCCGGGAGGAGGTTGGCGCAAGGTAAGCAGCGCCTGTGGTCGACGAGCGATCGACCGCGAGGAGGTGGAGCTCCCGACGGTCGCGCCCAAGCACCTTACCGAAACTGGCCAGGCGTGCAATCAAAATGGCCTGACCAATATTGTCAAATTTGTACGACCAATTTGAGAACGCCGACCTAGGCCGCCTGGCGCAGCCCCCAGGGATGGGCGGGATAGAACTGGGCCATCATCCGGCCGACATAGTCGACCAGACGCGGATAACGCTCGGCCTCGCGCCGCAACGGCGAGTCGAAGAAAGGCGTCATGATCGCCGCCAGCATGGCGAAGGCGGTGGCGTCGACGCCAACCGGATGACTATCGCGCATCAGATAGGCCTTGTCCTCCAGAAGCTCGTCCAGCGCTCGCAGCGACAGGGTTCCCAGCCACACCACCTCCTCGCGCAGGTGACGGCCGACGCCGACGGCGCGGACGTTCGTGGCGATCGCCTCCTGCAAACCGCGCCGCAGGTCCTCGCGCATATGCTCAGGCGCTTGGTCAAACCACCGGGCGGCGCCCTTGGCGAAGTTGGCCGGGTCCAGATGCCGGAAATAGGCCGACACCCAGCCCAGCTGGTTTTCCACCATCCGCTCGATCGCCCAGGCCTGGGCCCGCTCCTTGCCAGAGAGGCCGATGTCAAGGTCGACATCGTACCGCTGCTCGATGTGGGCGCGGATGAAGGTCGAGTCGCCGATCGCCTGGGCGGCGTCCTCGATCCACGGCAGCTGGCCCTTGGGCGCGGTCTCGCGGCTCCCCTTGGTCTTCTTGTATTTGAGGCCCGCCATCATCAGCTGGACCTCGGTCTTGGTCACGTAAGGGCTGATCTCGGGCAGCCCGAACCCGGCTCCGGCGGCGAACAGCGTGATCATCATCCCTCTCCGATCTCGAATGTCGTGGTGACCACTTGCTACCGCCAGGCTACTGCCAGCATGCTGTCAGTAGCGATCGCCGATATGTGAAGCCATGAGACGCGCCGAACGCCTTTTCCAGATCATCCAGATCCTGCGCCGCAGCCGCGCGCCGGTGACGGCCGACGCCATCGCCGCCGAGCTGGAGACGTCGAAACGCAGTGTCTATCGCGACATCGCCGCCCTGGTTGGCCAGCGCGCGCCCATCCGCGGCGAGGCCGGCGTGGGCTATGTGCTGGAGGCCGGCTTCGACATGCCGCCCCTGATGCTGACGCCCGACGAGATCGAGGCGGCGGTGCTGGGCGCGCAATGGGTGGCGGGCCGCGGCGATCCGGTGCTGGCCAAGGCGGCCAACGATCTGATCAGCAAGATCGCCGCCGCCGTGCCCGACCGCCTGCGGCCCTATGTGCTGGAGCCGGCGATCGGCGCCTCGCCTGCCTGGAAGCCCGAGACCGACCGCATCGACGTCGCCCAGGTCCGCGCCTGGATCCACGCCGGCCGCAAGATTCGCCTGAACTACAGCGACGAGGCCGGGACGGTCAGCGACCGGGTGATCTGGCCGGTCACTGTCGGCTACCGCGAGACCATCCGCATGATCATCGCCTGGTGCGAGCTACGCGAGGCCTTCCGCACCTTCCGCACCGACCGCGTCGTCGGCGCCGAGTTCCTGGAGGAACGCCACGGCAAGCGCCCGGCGGTGCTGCGCGGCGAGTGGGTCAAGTTCCGCGACGCCGAGATCGCCGCGTGGAAGCTGCGCGAAAAGACCGCCTGCTGACGGACGCTACAATCCGTGGCGCTTGGCGAAGGCCACGAACAGGCCGGGCCAGGCCGACACGGGCTTGTCGGCCGTAAACCGCAGGCCAAAGCCATGGCCGCCTTCCTCGAAGACATGCATCTCGGTCGGCACAGCCTTGGCCTTCAAGGCCGAGAACATGACCAGGGCGTTCTCTACGGGCACGGTCTTGTCGTCGGCCGCATGGATCACGATCACCGGCGACAGCCCCACCCTCACCTGCTTTTCGGGCGACAGCTCCAAGGCGCGCTCGGGCGAGGCGTCCTTGACCAGCAGTTGCTTGCGCGAGCCGGCGTGGGCGATGGCCGGGTCGGTGCTGATCACCGGATACATCAGGGCCGACAGGTTCGGCTTGGCCGGCAGCTGGTCGACGGCGTCGATCGCCGCATAGGTCGGCGCATCGAAGCGGACGGTCAGGTTGGCCGCCAGGTGCCCCCCGGCCGAGAAGCCCATGATCGCCACGCGGTCGGGCGAGAAGCCCATGGAAGAGGCCTTGGAACGGATCAGGCGGATGCCGCGCTGGGCGTCCTGCAGCGGCGCGTCGCCGCCCGCCGCCCAGCCGTCGCCGGGCATGCGGTAGAATAGCACGAAACAGGTGTAGCCGCTCTCGTTCAGCCGGCGGGCCGTCTCGTAGCCCTCCTTGTCCAGCACCACGCGCTCGTAGCCGCCGCCGGGGATCAGCATCACCGCCGCGCCGTTCGGCGTCTTCGGACGGAAGACCACCAGGGTCGGCTTGCGGGTGTGGACCTGGGCCCGATCGCGCGGGCCGCCCGGCGTGGTGCGATCGACGATCGCCTCCTCGGCCGTGACGCCTTCG
Encoded proteins:
- a CDS encoding glutathione S-transferase family protein; translated protein: MITLFAAGAGFGLPEISPYVTKTEVQLMMAGLKYKKTKGSRETAPKGQLPWIEDAAQAIGDSTFIRAHIEQRYDVDLDIGLSGKERAQAWAIERMVENQLGWVSAYFRHLDPANFAKGAARWFDQAPEHMREDLRRGLQEAIATNVRAVGVGRHLREEVVWLGTLSLRALDELLEDKAYLMRDSHPVGVDATAFAMLAAIMTPFFDSPLRREAERYPRLVDYVGRMMAQFYPAHPWGLRQAA
- a CDS encoding FadR/GntR family transcriptional regulator yields the protein MSTPSGTPSTDSTRLYQQVAASISASIASGVFQPGHRLPSERDLADDFGVSRPTVRRAVIALEMRGLLEARQGSGVYVRLDQPPPPVKDLDIGAFEQAEARRLFEGEAAALAATLITDEELAYLETLVTEMNSEESTKEQSELADRQFHISIAQATRNVAVARIVENTWDLRYRSRLCMQMLEKARHVRKRPLKDEHQEIVEALRTRDPKAARAAMQAHLGGLIENLLLTAELEAIERTRESLAAKREEIALRAASAAK
- a CDS encoding helix-turn-helix transcriptional regulator → MRRAERLFQIIQILRRSRAPVTADAIAAELETSKRSVYRDIAALVGQRAPIRGEAGVGYVLEAGFDMPPLMLTPDEIEAAVLGAQWVAGRGDPVLAKAANDLISKIAAAVPDRLRPYVLEPAIGASPAWKPETDRIDVAQVRAWIHAGRKIRLNYSDEAGTVSDRVIWPVTVGYRETIRMIIAWCELREAFRTFRTDRVVGAEFLEERHGKRPAVLRGEWVKFRDAEIAAWKLREKTAC
- a CDS encoding TonB-dependent receptor encodes the protein MTNLRFWLLASSAAAVLAAAPGAALAQTSTTDSAQLEEIIVTSTKRAERLQDVPVSVTAVTADVLERNNVRELGDLVKLSPGLVINYGSQPGNFSINMRGIGTFSNGIAVESDVAVVIDDVPVGFQAAAFKDLIDVERVEVLRGPQSTLFGKSAIAGVLNIATAAPTKEFSGKGMILVTDDSEKRAGFTVSGPIKDDLLMRLTVARSDYDGNLKNLTTGKNVNGSAGFTATAKLVWTPTENLTLSLAPRYNHNVSSCCASAITELTPGLFYQGAPAFPATLTLRGITFDKNNHFVRADDRIGGGNSDVFGTTARIDYDFGDGSILKGHTLSSITAHDRWKMIDFQDIDGTDQPFLLGFPVASPSGVNSGAHIDGYFHADSWTQEFRLTSPGDTRFRYVAGLWYAKNDLDRYLNRGPVLQLARYLAESTNENYSAYANATWDITDRLSLTGGGRLNRQKISYKFDKTIFASTVPGAATTHQLFGKSDEDDAFTGKIGAQYKVTPDIMTFATFSTGYKGQAYDLVSTFDARIAAQMPVPPETAKNYEVGFKSSLLNRRVYFNATVFRADYKGFQTSVTSFLPDGTFLTFLNSVGQLRTQGVELDAVARITSNLRLNGAFAYTDATVVDFPNGPCNNSQPATADLPLQPAGYVGKPGECYRTPTTNGRVQNLAGKRLNNTPKFKFNIGGQYDIELPGMPFKGFVGATYRWQDDVNFSLSQDPRTIQKSYGIVDLKVGVTDREGRYTVSAFANNLFDKRYAQGLGNGTSGYSNPAIPTAQGRTWFPGRDAFRYFGARLDVNF
- the kduI gene encoding 5-dehydro-4-deoxy-D-glucuronate isomerase, which codes for MSVQMDYRESTDRAGMSRMTVRELRDTFVIDSLFRPGELGLSYLEIERAVVGSATPTDTLLTLPTHRELASRFFCERREVGVINIGGPGGITLDGERFEMARRDSLYIGRGVEAVTFESDDAADPAKYYFVSYPAHVAHPSKRVRRDEARTIQAGDASTANRRVIRQSIRPGIVETCQLVMGFTELESGNVWNTMPPHTHRRRSEIYMYFDAGPGRVMHLMGEPSEPRAVFMDEGEAVFSPSWSIHSGVGTASYSFIWSMGGENLEFDDMDVLAVSDLGPGA
- a CDS encoding alpha/beta hydrolase, which produces MLNRRGALAAFVTGVLGSLAARKAEAAAVEQSKTPLADPTEVIVLWPNGAPGGEGVTAEEAIVDRTTPGGPRDRAQVHTRKPTLVVFRPKTPNGAAVMLIPGGGYERVVLDKEGYETARRLNESGYTCFVLFYRMPGDGWAAGGDAPLQDAQRGIRLIRSKASSMGFSPDRVAIMGFSAGGHLAANLTVRFDAPTYAAIDAVDQLPAKPNLSALMYPVISTDPAIAHAGSRKQLLVKDASPERALELSPEKQVRVGLSPVIVIHAADDKTVPVENALVMFSALKAKAVPTEMHVFEEGGHGFGLRFTADKPVSAWPGLFVAFAKRHGL